CGGACGTGATCAGTCTCGTGTACTACCGGGCCGACCAGGACACGCTGACCCTCGCCTTCCGGAACGGGCCGGTCTACGAGTACAGCGCGGTGCCGGCGTCCGTGTTCTACGGGCTCATCGATTCGCAGAGGAAGGGCTCGTACTACAACCAGCGCATCCGCGGGCACTTCCCGTCGCGGCGGCTGGCAC
This genomic interval from Kiritimatiellia bacterium contains the following:
- a CDS encoding KTSC domain-containing protein; its protein translation is MSTRSKKVIVAVVILLASVLYGYTTFERQLPWEDGVFYEVASDVISLVYYRADQDTLTLAFRNGPVYEYSAVPASVFYGLIDSQRKGSYYNQRIRGHFPSRRLA